Within Sander vitreus isolate 19-12246 chromosome 23, sanVit1, whole genome shotgun sequence, the genomic segment tgtgtgtgtctgtgtgtctgtgtgtgtgtgtgtgtctgtgtgtgatgtgtgtgtctgtgtgtcgtgtgtgtgtgtgtgtgtgtatgtgtgtgtgtgtgtctgtgtgtgtgtgtgtgtgtgtgtgtgtgtgtgtgtgtgtgtgtgtgtgtgtgtgtgtgtgtgtgtctgtatgtgtgtgtgtgtgtgtgtgtgtgtgtgtctgtgtgtgtgtgtgtgtgtgtgtgtgtgtgtgtgtctgtgtgtgtgtgtgtgtgtgtgtgtgtgtgtctgtgtgtgtgtgtgtgtgtgtgtctgtgtgtgtgtgtgtgtgtctgtgtgtgtgtgtgtgtgtgtgtatgtgtgtatgtgtgtctgtgtgtgtgtgtgtgtgtgtgtgtgtgtctgtgtgtgtgtgtgtgtctgtgtgtgtgtgtgtatgtgtagtgtgtgtgtgtctgtatgtgtgtgtgcgtgtgtgtgtctgtgtctgtgtgtgtgtgtatgtgtgtgtgtgtgtctgtgtgtgtgtgtgtgtgtgtgtgagtgtgtgctgtgtgtgtgtgtgctgtgtgtgtgtgtgtgagtgtgtgtgtctgtgtgagtgtgtgtgtgtgtgtgtgtgtgtgtgtgtgtgtgtgtgtgtgagtgtgtgtgtgtgtgctgtgtgtctgtgtgtgtgtgtgtgagtgctgtgtgtgtgtgtgtgagtgtgtgtgagtgtgtgtgtgtgtgtgtgtgtgtgtgtgtgtgtgtgtgtgtgtgtgtgagtgtgtgtgtgtgtgtgtgtgtgtgtgtagtgtgtgtgtgtgtgtgtgtgagtgtgtcgtgtgtgtgtctgtgtgtgtgtgtgtgtgtgtgtgtctgtgtgtgtgtgtgtctgtgtgtgtgtgtgagtgtgtgtttgtgtatgtatgtgtgtgtctgtatgtgtgtctgtgtgtgtgtgtgtgtgtgtgtgtgtgtgtgtgtgtgtgtgtgtgtgtgtgtgtgtgtgtgtgtgtgtgtgtgtgtgtgtgtgtgtgtgtgtgtgtgtgtgtgtgtgtgtgtgtgtgtgtgtgtgtgtgtgtgtgtgtgtgtgtgtgtgtgtgtgtgtgtgtgtgtgtgtgtgtgtgtgtgtgtgtgtgtgtgtgtgtctgtatgtgtgtgtgtgtgtgtgtgtgtgtgtgtgtgtgtgtgttcattcatCAGAAAGTGATAACCAGTTAATCAGAGACTGTCTGTTCCAGATGTGAGAACACTTTGTACTGAATCTGACAGATAGAGGATTCACTGAAACGTTCAGTCAAAGCTCATTTTGAACTATTTGCTGAttatgagctgtgtgtgtgtgtgtgtgtgtgtgtgtgtgtgtgtgtgtgtatgtagcctatgtgtgtgtgtatgtatgagaaACAGCCCAATAGGAAATGTCTCAGATTTAAAAAAGCAGGCGCGTCTCTGAAGCCCCGCCCCCTACTAATAGGCTTTAATTAGGACggagagacaggtgagaggACAGACCGCAGGACGACAGACAGAGGAAGCACCAACCAGACTCCGAGTTTATATACTTTTCACTAAATATAAActaaaaatattaaacaaacaTGAACGAGACGGAGCTTCACCTGTCGCTGTCCGAGTACAGCTTCGAGCGGCGCTTTGACGAGAGAGGAGCCATAGAGTGGATGCAAGCTAACTGGTGAGCTAATGAACTGTTTATATTCCCCCTAAACGGCCACAGAGAGTCGAAACATTCCgacaaactgtgtttttttttcaaaatggagACGCTACGTTCCGAATTCCATTAAAATAACTACCACTTTTTAAATGACCCTACTATCGTTAAACGTACGTACTGTTTAAAGTATTTCGGAAGCTGGTTTCGGGATGATTCGGGTCCAGTCTTTGTTTCGGCATACACCCAGTACACCAAAATACAACCCAATTCAATATGCATGCACCCTAACCGGTTTGCTCGATACCAGAAATGCTCCATTGCGAACGATCAGAGAGCGAAAACCCCCTCCGGGCACAGCGAAGATCAATATAAATATCGTAGTTTTGGTGTGATGCAATGtgtattgttgttttctgttcAAGCCGAAGGCATGAGCTAATGTTACTTATTCAGGAAATATAAACCCTTTTATGTGTCCCAAGTGGTTGATGTTTACAGATGATGTAATAACCTTTAAATTTAGACTTTTGTGATGGGGATTTGGTCGAATGTGGGGCAAACGCGTTACACAAGTGTTCTCGGGATTACAAAGAGCTAAAATGAATCTGAGGAACTGCCAGAGCTTCATAGAAGTCTGGTCAGTGGATGCTACAGGTGTGCTACAGGTGAGTCACACAGTGATGTCACACTTCAGGTATTTGTGGTatgttgttgctgtgttttAAAAGCACTCCCAGATGATGAAATGGTAAAATATGTCCCGCAAACTAAATGCTGAATATTCGACCTGATCTTATAAACtggaaaaaatggaaatggaaaaaataaatctggCTTTTTTGGGGTGTTTATAGTGACATCTTTGTATATTTTTGACTTATTCCATGTCTCTTTCTGTTATAAAACcagctggtagagcaggtgAGGCCTCACCTGTTaaaaaatgtagtttttgttgctaagcaactcgggtgtgactgttttttttaaaggtgttgATGAAAACATGAATAGAAACTTGATGATTTCATATCTAGAAGAAACGCTGTAAACACAAGAACGGACAACGGTCTGAGATTATTTACGTGTTGAATAATTAGCAGATCCGGAATGTCAGAAAaccccaaaaataatcaaacTGTCATCACAATGAATGTTAAAACCTAAAGATACTAGAAGGGCGTTGAGCGTGAGGCGTTTAGGGTCGGCCTTTTAGCGTGGGGCGTTTAGGGTCGGCCTTTTAGCGTGGGGCGTTTAGTGCCGGCCTTTTAGCGTGGGGTGTGCTTTTAGCGTGGGTCAGCCTTTTAGCGTGGGGCGTTTAGGGTCGGCCTTTTAGCGTGGGGTTTAGGGTCGGCCTTTTAGCGTGGGGCGTTTAGTGCCGGCCTTTTAGCGTGGGGCGTTTAGTGCCGGCCTTTTAGCGTGGGGCGGCCTTTTAGCGTGGGGCGTTTAGGGTGCCGGCCTTTTAGCGTGGGGCGTTTAGTGCCGGCCTTTTAGCGTGGGGCGTGCTTTTAGCGTGGGGCGTTTAGTGCCGGCCTTTTAGCGTGGGGCGTGCCTTTTAGCGTGGGGCGTTTAGGGTCTGGCTTTTAGCGTGGGGCGTTTAGTGCCGGCCTTTTAGCGTGGGCGGCTTTATGGGCGTAGTGCCGGCCCTTTTAGCGTGCTAGTGCCGCCCTTTAGCGTGGGGCGTTTAGTGCCGGCCTTTTAGCGTGGGGCGGCCTTTTAGCGTGGGGCGTTTAGCGCCGGCCTTTTAGCGTGGGTCGTTTAGGGTCGGCCTTTTAGCGTGGGGCGTGCTTTTAGCGTGGGGCGTGCTTTTAGCGTGGGTCAGCCTTTTAGCGTGGGGCGTTTAGGGTCGGCCTTTTAGCGTGGGGTCGCTTTTAGCGTGCCGGCCTTTTAGCGTGGGGCTGCTTTTAGCGTGGGGCGTTTAGTGCCGGCCTTTTAGCGTGGGCGTTTAGGGTCGGCCTTTTAGCGTGGGGTCGGCCTTTAGCGTGGGCCGGCCTTTTAGCGTGGGGCGTTTAGGGTCTGGCTTTTAGCGTGGGGCGTTTAGGGTCGGCCTTTTAGCGTGGGGCGTTCCTGAGTGTTCTCCCcgttaacgtgtgtgtgtgtgtgtgtgtgtgtgtgtgtctcttcctGCAGGAGTAAGTCCTTTGTGTTCAGCGCGCTGTACGCCGCCCTGGTGTTCGGAGGGCAGCACTACATGAAGCCACGGCCCAAAATGAACCTGCGGCGGCCGCTGGTCCTCTGGTCGCTCAGCCTCGCTCTCTTCAGGTACAGCACGCCACATGATGCTTCAGCACGCACGCCACATGATGCTTCAGCACGCACGCCACGCACGCCACATGATGCTTCAGCACGCACGCCTTCTTTGACACTTTAGACAGTTTATTGGCGCTTTTTCTTGATGCtcttttgatactttttagtgttttttttatttttttatatatatttaatggtTGTAGTGTCTAAACTTTAGTGTCTTATTATTCCTATGGCTTCAGTGTTGAAGGTTATATAATGacccccctgcccccccctcTTGTCTCAGCATCCTCGGGGCGGTCCGGACCGGTTCCTACATGTTCCACGTCCTGAGCAGCAGCGGCTTCAGACAGTCCATCTGCAACCAGAGCTTCTACTACGGACCGGTCAGCAAGTTCTGGGCCTACGCCTTCGTGCTGAGCAAAGCTCCAGAGCTCGGTcaggacacagacacagacacacacagacacacacacagagacagaataaaaaacatagaataggaaaagatccACCTTTTCTGTCTCTAAATCCAccttttcagtgttgtagtcCAAGCCGTGTGTTTCCTGTTCACTGATTGGTTGCTTTGTGTGTGCAGGCGACACAGCGTTCGTGGTTCTGCGGAAGCAGAAGCTGCTGTTCCTGCACTGGTACCACCACATCACGGTGCTGCTGTACTCCTGGTACTCGTACAAAGACATGGTGGCCGGTGGCGGCTGGTTCATGACCATGAACTTCTCCGTGCACGCGCTGATGTACAGCTACTACGCCGCGCGCGCCGCTGGGCTGCGTGTGCCGCGGCCGCTGGCCGTGCTGATCACCAGCGCTCAGATCGGGCAGATGTTCATGGGGCTAACAGTTAGCGGGCTGGTGTACCGCTGGATGCAGCACGGAGACTGCCCGTCCCACATGGACAACATCACCTGGGCCTCGCTCATGTACCTCAGCTACCTGCTGCTCTTCTCCAACTTCTTCTACCACACGTACCTGAGGCGCCAGCGCCAAGACACCAGCGCTAACGGCAACGCCAAGACCTGCAAGGCTGAGTAGAGAGACGAGCCAATAGACTGGACCCTTctcacattttattaaatcagcAGAATCACTCCTAACGTCTTCAGAAAATCATGTTTCAGATCTGCAGGCTGCACAAAGATTGTTTCGTCACGTTTCTGACAAACGCGTCCCACTTTATATCTCGTTTGTTCCTTTGCCCGTGTTGTTTTCTGACTGTTAAACGTCCTGTGAGACCGTGTAGATCTGTCTCGGAGAGTCTCCATGACCTTGTATTTTTCCCTCCAAGTTGGAGAGCTCCTTTTCAAGAAGGCTCTTAATCTCCAGACACTTTCTCCCCAAAAAAACCACACGTTACACCAACGTTTAACAACCTAAAAAGGACGTTTTTTTACGTCTGCAGAATCACAAGAATGAAGCCAGTTTGTCCCAGAACATCTTCAGGAATCACACGTTGGTTTCTTTGACATTTAATGTGAGTAGAGACACATCTGACCTACTGGGCTTCTGTCGGTGACGTTTAAAAACCTAATTCTGACTGTATTACATCCGTAGAATCATAAGAATGAAGCCAGTTTGTCCCAGAATACAAGACAGCTTCAGGAATCATGTTAGTTTCTTTGACATTTAACGTCCTGCAAGAGAAACATGTCCCACTTTATCTGGACGGAGACTTTATCTGACCTGCTGGACTGGAGGTTTTCACATTTATGATGATCGTTATTCTGACGTTTTTCCAAGAATTCAGCTCCAACATCTTCAGGATCTGCAGGCTGCACAAAGATTGTCTTTACGTTTAACGTCCTGCAAGAAAAACCACGTCtcactttgtgtttttatcttccTACCAATGACGGTGACAGGAAGAATCCAGAGAGGGATGGACTGCAGGGAGAACCTACGGTACCAACATCTCCCGTttagttttttaaaccaagctctcatttttatttatagagaAATATGCATTTTTAAAGACCACGAACCTGAATCATTTCTCATCATGATGACGGTctgttttatttaaaggaacagttcgaAAATCTGCAGATCTTAGTCCATTCAAGCTTTTGTTGACGTTTCGTCTGAAGTTTCTGGCACGGCCGGCCACAGAAACTCACCGCTCCACCCAAACCACTCGTACTGGTTTCACTggtccacacaaacacacacgcacacacgcagacacaagcacgcacacacacacgcagacacaagcacacacacacgcagacacgcagacacacacgcagacacaagcacacacacgcagacacgagcacacacgcagacacaagcacacacacgcacacacacacgcagacacaagcacacacacgcagacacaagcacacacgcagacacagacaagcacgcacacacacacgcagacacaagcacgcacacacacacgcagacacaagcacgcacacacacacgcagacacacacacgcagacacaagcacacgcagacagacacgcagacacaagcacacacacgcagacacgagcacacacgcagacacacacatgcacacacgcacacacatgtagacacaagcacacacacaggcacacgcacacgcacacgcacagacacagacacacacacacgcagacacaagcacacacagaccGACCGACCTCCCAGTCCTGTCTGcaagcagccaatcacagtccAGCTGTCTGAGTCAGTTACAGCTGCACGCTGACTCTCCTCGCTCGTGTTCAtagtttagtttctgtccaacACGCTGCCTCCTCCTTCATTATGGGATGTTAATCTGCTGCAGTTTGAGCAGAGAAACCAAAAAACTGAGAATGTCCAAGAATTCAAAGTGGTGTCAAACCAACAAGTTTTAAACCCCAAATATGATAGATAGAAAACGAAGCAACTAATCGTTCCAGCTTGACACTCGCCGCTGACTTTACTCGCCAATAACTGAGCAGAAGAGTAATCTGCGTTTTCTGTTTGTCTAACGTGAGAAGTTTAGTCTGAAACCAGTTTACACTGCGTTAGGTTTCCATCGACGTTTCCAGCTGAGAAACAAAAGGGAAATCTATGTATTATTGAGTCTATCTAGTCTAGATCTATGTATTATTGAGTCTATCTAGTCTAGATCTATGTATTATTGAGTCTATCTAGTCTAGATCTATGTATTATTGAGTCTATCTAGTCTAGATCGGGGTATTGTTGCGCCGGTCTGGTCTAGATCGGGGTATTGTTGCGTCGGTCTGGTCTAGATCGGGGTATTGTTGCGCCGGTCTGGTCTAGATCGGGGTATTGTTGTGTCGGTCTGGTCTAGATCGGGGTATTGTTGCGTCGGTCTGGTCTAGATCGGGGTATTATTGTGTCTCTCTAGTCTAGAGCGACGTGTTATTGCATCTATCTATTCTagatctgtgtttttatttcgtATTATTTGATGTATGATGGCAGCCAATCCGTGGCCGGATAAGTCTCCCAAACGAACCCTGTTCACGGAGTGTCTTCTATTTTCTTAATATCACTCATCATGTAACTTACGCGCTGGtttatttatcattttgtaCTGTTTATATTTGAGTTTGACTTGTTTACTAAAAGCTGTTGCTAGGAAACATCTTCCTCACATACCAACCTGTCTGTGTCCATTATTATAACttattgtaattattatgacgtgtgtgtgattgtgaaaGGAGACGTTCAGCAGG encodes:
- the LOC144512144 gene encoding very long chain fatty acid elongase 6-like, producing MNETELHLSLSEYSFERRFDERGAIEWMQANWSKSFVFSALYAALVFGGQHYMKPRPKMNLRRPLVLWSLSLALFSILGAVRTGSYMFHVLSSSGFRQSICNQSFYYGPVSKFWAYAFVLSKAPELGDTAFVVLRKQKLLFLHWYHHITVLLYSWYSYKDMVAGGGWFMTMNFSVHALMYSYYAARAAGLRVPRPLAVLITSAQIGQMFMGLTVSGLVYRWMQHGDCPSHMDNITWASLMYLSYLLLFSNFFYHTYLRRQRQDTSANGNAKTCKAE